From one Suricata suricatta isolate VVHF042 chromosome 8, meerkat_22Aug2017_6uvM2_HiC, whole genome shotgun sequence genomic stretch:
- the MEGF6 gene encoding multiple epidermal growth factor-like domains protein 6 isoform X2: MEASRGRGGLAALWCLGLLGGLARVAGTHYRYLWRGCVPCHLGQAGYSGNTGDRRPDVDECQVRNGGCQHRCVNTPGSYVCECKPGFRLHADGRTCLAINSCALGNGGCQHECVQLTVTQHRCQCRPGFQLQEDGQRCVRRNPCADRNGGCAHTCQVRRGLAHCECHAGFLLAADRKSCGDVDECATGQARCAHGCLNTQGSYGCTCYPGYELGADSRQCYRIEMEIVNSCEASNGGCSHGCSHSSAGPLCSCPRGYELDEDQKTCIDVDDCADSPCCQQVCSNSPGGYECGCYAGYRLSADGCGCEDVDECASGLGGCEHHCTNLAGSFQCSCEAGFRLDEDRRGCVPLEVPEVDLDGQLPFVRPLPHVAVLQDELPHLFQEDDYVGAQEEEAAAAEARGEHTLMEKFVCLDASFGQDCSLTCDDCRNGGACLPGLDGCDCPEGWTGLICNETCPPDTFGKNCSLSCSCQNGGTCHPATGACRCPPGVAGARCEDGCPKGFYGKHCHKKCHCANRGRCHRLHGACLCDPGRYGRFCHLACPPWAFGPGCSEECQCVQRNTLACDRRDGSCSCKAGFQGERCQDECAPGFFGPECLQVCTCPRGVACDPVSGQCGKQCPAGYWGKDCDQECPEGTFGVNCSASCSCRGAPCDRVSGQCQCPPGRTGDDCGADCPEGRWGLGCQEICAACEHGAICEPGTGACLCRPGYTGSRCQDVCPVGWFGPGCQMRCTCANDGHCHPVTGHCSCAPGWTGLSCQRACDSGHWGPNCSHTCSCSAGHGSCDAVSGLCVCEAGYAGPRCEQRCPQGYFGPGCGRQCQCEHGAACDHISGACTCLAGWRGTFCERACPAGFFGLDCHGVCDCAVGASCDPVSGSCLCPAGRQGPRCAQACPAHSYGHNCSGACTCFNGASCDPVHGQCHCGPGWTGPTCLEACPSGLYGENCQRSCLCQHGGTCDPVSGHCTCPEGWGGPACEEECPPGHFGAGCRHSCRCHNGGLCDRHSGHCLCPAGWTGDECQSPCAEGTFGAHCEERCACRRGATCHRVTGACLCPPGWRGSQCENACPRGWFGDACGQRCQCPPGAPCHHVTGECRCPPGLTGPSCEQACPPGTFGESCGLKCRCLGENQVCHPALGTCTCAAGYHGSGCRQRCPPGRFGPGCEQLCGCLNGGSCDAATGACLCPAGFLGADCSLACPQGHFGPGCARVCRCGQGAACDPVTGGCICPPGRTGLHCEHGCPQNRYGASCEHVCSCRNGGLCQATNGSCSCGLGWTGPRCEQACPPGRYGAACRLECSCQNNGTCEPATGTCRCGPGFYGQACQHPCPPGFHGMGCQAACECQHGASCHAVSGQCLCPAGFHGQLCEKGCEPGSFGEGCRQHCDCEGGAPCDPVTGQCLCPPGRTGATCDRDCRPGFFGPGCALRCSCTAGAGCDPISGRCHCVDGYTGPTCRQAASQPASNGAAPGLGSRTHKH; encoded by the exons CCATCAACTCCTGTGCCCTGGGGAACGGCGGCTGCCAGCACGAGTGTGTCCAGCTCACGGTGACCCAGCACCGCTGCCAGTGCCGCCCCGGCTTCCAGCTCCAGGAGGACGGCCAGCGCTGTGTCC GGAGAAACCCGTGCGCGGACCGGAACGGCGGCTGTGCCCACACGTGCCAAGTGCGCCGGGGGCTCGCCCACTGTGAGTGCCACGCTGGCTTCCTGCTGGCGGCGGACCGCAAGTCCTGTGGAG ATGTGGATGAATGTGCCACGGGGCAGGCGCGATGTGCCCACGGCTGCCTCAACACCCAGGGGTCCTATGGGTGCACGTGCTACCCCGGCTACGAGCTGGGCGCTGACAGCCGGCAGTGCTACC GGATCGAGATGGAGATCGTGAACAGCTGCGAGGCCAGCAACGGGGGCTGCTCCCACGGCTGCAGCCACAGCAGCGCGGGGCCCCTGTGCAGCTGTCCCCGGGGCTACGAGCTGGACGAGGACCAGAAGACGTGCATCG ACGTGGACGACTGTGCCGACTCGCCGTGCTGCCAGCAGGTTTGCAGCAACAGCCCTGGCGGGTACGAGTGTGGCTGCTACGCGGGCTACCGGCTCAGCGCCGACGGCTGCGGGTGCGAGG ACGTGGACGAGTGTGCGTCCGGCCTGGGCGGCTGTGAGCACCACTGCACCAACCTGGCCGGCTCCTTCCAGTGCTCCTGTGAGGCCGGCTTCCGGCTGGACGAGGACCGTCGAGGCTGCGTCC CCCTGGAGGTACCCGAGGTGGACCTGGACGGCCAGCTGCCCTTCGTGCGGCCCCTCCCACATGTCGCGGTGCTCCAGGATGAGCTGCCCCACCTCTTCCAAGAAGATGACTACGTGggggcccaggaggaggaggcggcggcggcggaggccCGGGGCGAGCACACGCTGATGGAGAAGTTTG TGTGCCTAGACGCCTCCTTCGGCCAGGACTGCAGCCTCACCTGTGATGACTGCAGGAATGGGGGTGCCTGCCTCCCGGGCCTGGACGGCTGTGACTGCCCCGAGGGCTGGACCGGGCTCATCTGCAATGAGA CGTGTCCCCCAGACACCTTCGGGAAGAACTGCAGCTTGTCTTGTAGCTGTCAGAACGGCGGGACGTGCCACCCCGCGACGGGGGCCTGCCGCTGCCCCCCTGGTGTCGCTGGAGCTCGCTGTGAGGATG GCTGCCCCAAGGGCTTCTACGGCAAGCATTGCCACAAGAAGTGCCACTGTGCCAATCGTGGCCGGTGCCACCGCCTCCACGGGGCCTGCCTCTGTGACCCGGGGCGCTATGGCCGCTTCTGCCACCTGG CCTGTCCGCCGTGGGCCTTTGGGCCGGGCTGCTCCGAGGAGTGTCAGTGTGTGCAGCGGAACACCCTTGCATGTGACCGGAGAGACGGCAGCTGTTCCTGCAAGGCGGGCTTCCAGGGCGAGCGGTGCCAGGACG AGTGTGCGCCGGGCTTCTTCGGGCCGGAGTGCCTGCAGGTGTGCACCTGCCCTCGGGGCGTGGCCTGTGACCCTGTCAGCGGCCAGTGCGGGAAGCAGTGTCCCGCTGGCTACTGGGGGAAGGACTGTGACCAAG AGTGCCCAGAGGGGACATTCGGTGTCAACTGCTCCGCTTCCTGCTCTTGCCGGGGGGCACCCTGCGACCGGGTCTCGGGGCAATGCCAGTGCCCTCCCGGGAGGACTGGGGATGACTGTGGGGCAG ATTGTCCCGAGGGccgctgggggctgggctgccaGGAGATCTGCGCTGCGTGTGAGCACGGTGCCATCTGTGAGCCTGGGACCGGAGCCTGCCTGTGCCGCCCCGGTTACACGGGCAGCCGCTGCCAGGATG TGTGCCCGGTGGGCTGGTTTGGGCCTGGCTGCCAGATGAGGTGCACCTGTGCCAACGATGGGCACTGCCACCCGGTGACCGGCCATTGCAGCTGTGCCCCTGGGTGGACCGGCCTCAGCTGCCAGAGAG CCTGTGACAGCGGGCACTGGGGACCCAACTGCAGCCACACCTGCAGCTGCAGCGCAGGCCACGGGAGCTGCGACGCGGTCAgcggcctgtgtgtgtgtgaggccgGCTACGCGGGCCCGCGGTGCGAGCAGC GGTGTCCCCAGGGCTACTTTGGCCCGGGCTGCGGGCGGCAGTGCCAGTGTGAGCATGGGGCAGCTTGTGACCACATCAGCGGGGCCTGCACCTGTCTGGCTGGCTGGAGGGGAACCTTCTGTGAACGCG CCTGCCCCGCCGGCTTCTTCGGCCTGGATTGCCATGGCGTCTGCGACTGCGCTGTGGGAGCATCCTGTGACCCTGTGAGcggctcctgcctctgccccgcCGGCCGCCAGGGTCCCCGCTGCGCCCAGG CCTGCCCAGCCCACTCGTACGGACACAACTGCAGCGGAGCCTGCACCTGCTTTAATGGGGCCTCTTGTGACCCCGTCCACGGGCAGTGCCACTGTGGCCCTGGCTGGACGGGCCCCACCTGCCTGGAGG cctgcccTTCAGGACTGTATGGTGAGAACTGTCAGCGTTCCTGCCTTTGCCAGCACGGGGGCACCTGCGACCCTGTCTCCGGCCACTGCACGTGCCCAGAGGGCTGGGGTGGCCCGGCCTGTGAGGAGG AGTGTCCCCCCGGACACTTCGGAGCCGGCTGCAGACATAGCTGTAGATGCCACAACGGTGGCCTCTGTGACCGGCACTCGGGCCACTGCCTCTGCCCAGCCGGCTGGACCGGGGACGAGTGTCAGAGCC CCTGTGCTGAAGGCACGTTTGGGGCTCACTGTGAGGAGCGCTGTGCCTGCCGGCGGGGTGCCACCTGCCACCGCGTCACGGgggcctgcctctgccccccGGGATGGAGGGGCTCACAGTGTGAGAACG CCTGCCCGCGTGGCTGGTTCGGAGATGCCTGTGGCCAGCGCTGCCAGTGCCCGCCTGGCGCCCCCTGCCACCACGTCACCGGGGAGTGTCGCTGCCCTCCGGGCCTCACGGGGCCCAGCTGCGAGCAGG CCTGCCCACCAGGCACCTTTGGGGAGAGCTGTGGGCTGAAGTGCCGCTGTCTCGGCGAGAACCAGGTCTGTCATCCTGCCCTGGGGACCTGCACGTGTGCCGCTGGCTACCACGGCTCCGGCTGCCGGCAAC GGTGCCCCCCTGGGCGCTTTGGGCCTGGCTGTGAACAGCTATGTGGGTGTCTCAACGGGGGCTCCTGTGACGCGGCCACCGgggcctgcctctgccctgctggctTCCTTGGGGCTGACTGCAGCTTGG CCTGTCCACAGGGCCACTTCGGCCCCGGCTGTGCGCGTGTGTGCAGGTGCGGGCAGGGAGCAGCCTGCGACCCTGTGACTGGCGGCTGCATCTGCCCCCCAGGGAGGACTGGCCTACACTGTGAGCACG GCTGCCCTCAGAACCGGTATGGCGCGAGCTGTGAGCACGTGTGCTCCTGCAGAAACGGGGGCCTGTGCCAGGCCACCAACGGCAGCTGCTCCTGCGGCCTGGGCTGGACGGGGCCACGCTGTGAGCAGG CCTGTCCTCCCGGTCGCTATGGTGCCGCCTGCCGCCTGGAGTGCTCATGCCAAAACAACGGCACCTGCGAGCCGGCCACGGGCACCTGCCGCTGCGGCCCCGGCTTCTACGGACAGGCCTGCCAGCACC CTTGTCCCCCCGGCTTCCACGGCATGGGCTGCCAGGCGGCATGTgagtgtcagcacggagcctcctGCCACGCCGTCAGCGGCCAGTGTCTCTGCCCGGCCGGCTTCCACGGCCAGCTCTGTGAGAAAG GGTGTGAACCAGGCTCATTTGGAGAGGGCTGCCGCCAGCACTGTGACTGTGAGGGAGGGGCACCCTGCGACCCCGTCACTGGCCAGTGCCTTTGCCCCCCGGGGCGCACAGGGGCCACTTGTGACCGTG ACTGTAGACCAGGCTTCTTCGGGCCGGGCTGTGCCCTGCGCTGCAGCTGCACGGCCGGGGCCGGCTGTGACCCCATCAGTGGGCGCTGCCACTGCGTGGACGGCTACACAGGGCCCACCTGCCGGCAAG CAGCCTCTCAACCTGCCTCTAACGGAGCAGCACCTGGGCTCGGCAGCAGGACCCACAAACACTAG
- the ARHGEF16 gene encoding rho guanine nucleotide exchange factor 16: protein MSQRHSDSSLDEKLLEYRFHSELRLDAKGNPASGLPIVRGTLQVRDNEGFQLDTSAPAPMSPKDEEPRAVVLSTQSPVALKMGTQQLIPRSLAVLSKTKTPARHQSFGAAMLSKEAARRDPRLLPTPSFSLDDMDVDVGPGGALRRNLRNQSYRAAMQGLEGRGRERGPPQLSPKLQALAEESSQPPARCPAKNKRTLGRKRAHKGSFKDDPGFYQEIRERGLNTNHESDDDLLDEASGRDGTGKADAPIVVKSYRPAQITWSQLPEVVESGILDKLPAEERKRQEAIFEILTSEFSYQHSLGVLVAEFLRSRELQATMTQTEHHHLFSNILDVLSASQRFFQALEQRHKAQVCVEDISDILEEHAEKHFGPYVAYCSNEVYQQRALQRLTSSNAAFHEALREIEKRPACGGLPMISFLILPMQRVTRLPLLTDTLCLKSQGHPERYEAASRALKAISKLVRRCNEGAHKMERTEQMYTLHTQLDFSKVKSLPLISASRWLLKRGELSVVEEAGLFRKLASRPTCYLFMFNDVLVVTKRRSEDSFLVQDYAQVEHLQVQKMEPSDPSLQGGGGSRSSSVPHPFQVTLLHNSEGRQERILLSSDSASDRARWIMALTHGKRRGPANKGDLLQVEITRAYLARQADEISLQQADVVLVLEQEDGWLYGERLRDGETGWFPEDFAQCITSRVAVEGNVRRMERLRVETGV from the exons ATGTCCCAGCGACACTCGGACAGCTCCTTGGACGAGAAGCTGCTGGAATACCGCTTCCACTCGGAGCTGCGGCTTGATGCCAAGGGGAACCCGGCGTCCGGGCTCCCGATAGTCCGGGGCACCCTGCAGGTCAGGGACAATGAAGGCTTCCAGCTCGATACCTCTGCGCCTGCACCCATGTCCCCCAAGGACGAGGAGCCCCGGGCTGTTGTCCTGAGCACGCAGAGCCCCGTGGCCCTCAAGATGGGCACCCAGCAGCTGATCCCCAGGAGCCTGGCCGTGCTGAGCAAGACCAAGACCCCGGCGCGCCACCAGAGCTTCGGGGCggccatgctcagcaaggaggcTGCCCGCCGGGACCCCCGGCTCCTCCCGACTCCCAGCTTCTCCCTGGACGACATGGACGTGGACGTGGGTCCCGGGGGGGCGCTCCGACGGAACCTGCGGAACCAATCCTACCGGGCGGCCATGCAGGGcctggaggggcggggcagggagcgggggcccccccagctcagccccaagctccaggctctggctgaggAGTCCAGCCAGCCTCCTGCTCGGTGCCCGGCCAAGAACAAG AGGACCCTGGGGCGGAAACGTGCACACAAGGGCTCCTTCAAGGACG ACCCCGGCTTCTACCAGGAGATCCGCGAGCGGGGCCTCAACACCAACCATGAGTCTGACGATGACCTGCTCGACGAGGCGTCCGGCCGCGACGGGACCGGGAAGGCAGACGCCCCCATCGTGGTCAAGAGCTACCGGCCGGCGCAGATCACCTGGAGCCAGCTCCCGGAG GTGGTGGAGTCTGGCATCCTGGACAAGCTGCCTGCTGAGGAACGCAAGAGGCAGGAG GCCATCTTCGAGATCCTCACGTCCGAGTTCTCGTACCAGCACAGCCTGGGCGTCCTGGTGGCCGAGTTCCTGCGGTCCAGGGAGCTGCAGGCGACCATGACCCAGACGGagcaccaccacctcttctccaaCATCCTGGACGTCCTGAGCGCCAGCCAGAG GTTCTTCCAGGCCCTGGAGCAGCGGCACAAGGCGCAGGTGTGCGTGGAGGACATCAGCGACATCCTGGAGGAGCACGCGGAGAAGCACTTCGGTCCCTACGTCGCCTACTGCTCCAACGAGGTGTACCAGCAGCGCGCCCTGCAGAGGCTGAC GAGCAGCAACGCCGCCTTCCACGAGGCCCTGAGGGAGATCGAGAAGCGTCCTGCGTGCGGGGGCCTCCCCATGATCTCCTTCCTCATCCTCCCCATGCAGAGGGTGACGCGGCTGCCCCTCCTGACGGAC ACCCTCTGCCTCAAGAGTCAGGGCCATCCTGAGAGGTATGAGGCCGCCAGCCGCGCGCTCAAGGCCATTAGcaag TTGGTGAGACGGTGTAATGAGGGGGCCCACAAGATGGAGCGCACGGAGCAGATGTACACGTTGCACACACAGCTGGACTTCAGCAAGGTCAAG TCCCTGCCGCTGATCTCTGCCTCGCGCTGGCTGCTGAAACGCGGGGAGCTCTCCGTGGTGGAGGAGGCCGGGCTCTTCCGGAAACTGGCTAGCCGGCCCACCTGCTACCTGTTTATGTTCAACGATGTCCTGGTGGTCACCAAGAGGAGGAG CGAGGACAGCTTCCTGGTGCAGGACTACGCCCAGGTGGAGCACCTCCAGGTCCAGAAGATGGAGCCCTCCGACCCCTCCCTGCAGGGGGGCGGCGGTAGCCGCAGCTCCTCCGTGCCACACCCCTTCCAGGTGACGCTGCTGCACAACAGCGAGGGCCGCCAGGAGAGGATCCTGCTGTCCTCGGACTCCGC GAGCGACCGGGCCCGCTGGATCATGGCGCTCACACACGGGAAGCGGCGGGGCCCCGCCAACAAAGGAG ACCTGCTCCAGGTAGAGATCACCAGGGCCTACCTGGCCAGGCAGGCGGACGAGATCAGCCTGCAGCAGGCGGACGTGGTCCTGGTTCTGGAGCAGGAGGACG GATGGTTGTATGGCGAGAGACTGAGAGACGGGGAGACGGGCTGGTTCCCCGAGGACTTTGCCCAGTGCATCACCAGCCGCGTGGCCGTGGAGGGCAACGTGCGCAGGATGGAGCGGCTGCGTGTGGAGACGGGCGTGTAG